Within Bdellovibrionota bacterium, the genomic segment TTTCGGTGGGCGCCTCGCTCTGCGAAAAAAATCCTGCGGCTTACTTGCAGATGGAGTGAAGGGTGAGAACCCTCCTGAGGTCTTAAACGCGTTTGCCGGAGAGGATGCTGCGGAGGAATCCGGACATTTCGGTGCGCTGCGACGCCGAAGTCAAAAGAAAGCGGACCCCCACGCCTTCCACAAAATCGGCGCTGACGGTCGATTCCCCTTTGCGGAGATGCACGACTTCCGCTTCTGCGGAAAACTTTCGTTTTGAATGCGGATGAAGGATGACGACTTGCAAAGTGTCGCCTAAGGCCATTCCGTTGGGAGAGGTTCGTAAGAACAGACCCCCCTTACTTAGATTTTCGGAGAACGTCTTGCGAACTTCCTCTTTCGACGTGAATTCCACGACCACATGAGTTTTGAGTCGTGGATGTTTGCGGGATCCAATTCCCCTGGCGTCCAGTAAGCGATCGATGAGGCGATCAAACGTCCGCACTTGTCGGGCCTCGACCCGTAAGAATTCAATTCCGATACCGGAAACCGAGCCCATGCGGTTGGGAGCGACGATCCGGGCGACTTTGCCCCTGACTTTGATCGATTCCGTGGCCTGGGAGAGAAGAATTTCCATCTGGATCTTCTCGCCTACTTTGGCGAGCGGCTCCTTCGTTTCGAGAAATACGCCGCTCTTGGAGAGATTGCCGGCGTACGTTTCGACTTCGTCCTCGCGGCCGACCATACGAACCCGGACCTTGGTCTCGACTCTCGGTTTCGACCTGCGCTCGACGACTTGTACACCTTCCACCACGTTGTTTACCTCTAGAGGGAGCAGCAATAATCCACGATTGCAAAAAGCGCGGCAAGCAAAAGAACGAGGATCACAAGCCAGACATCCGGCTGATCCCAATCAACTTTGATTCCGCCGGAAGACACTAGAGTCTCG encodes:
- a CDS encoding PilZ domain-containing protein, producing MVEGVQVVERRSKPRVETKVRVRMVGREDEVETYAGNLSKSGVFLETKEPLAKVGEKIQMEILLSQATESIKVRGKVARIVAPNRMGSVSGIGIEFLRVEARQVRTFDRLIDRLLDARGIGSRKHPRLKTHVVVEFTSKEEVRKTFSENLSKGGLFLRTSPNGMALGDTLQVVILHPHSKRKFSAEAEVVHLRKGESTVSADFVEGVGVRFLLTSASQRTEMSGFLRSILSGKRV